A stretch of DNA from Tribolium castaneum strain GA2 chromosome 7, icTriCast1.1, whole genome shotgun sequence:
GAATGTAAGGAATTAGtccaaatacaaataaaagagaaatttaCTAACAGCTATCAAATGTTACAAACAGAAACTTTAAACGTCAACGAAGTAATCAAAATACCAATAAATTcagcaaataacaaaaatatttactatatgATAACAAAAGAACATTATTGGGAATCTATATCATACGaagatttgtttaatattttacaaaaattaaaaaaccgatTAATTGCTGATAACGTAAAATCCATAAGcttacctaaattaaactcttCCTTTGATAAACttcattttcacaaaattcgTTCAATGATAAGatacatttttagaaaaactaacattaaaatttacatactttCAAATGAAATCGTAATTCCGAACACTCAAGAAGAAATTAAGAAGATTTTAACGGAATATCATTCAAATCCTTGTGCTGGACATTCGGGCTTTCATAGAACCTATAATCGAATCAAACAATATTATAAATGGCCACGAATGAAATCTGATATcaagaattttataaaaacgtgtgagtcatgtcaaaaaaataaattggttcgAAAGAAAAGTAAAGAACCAATGGTGATTACAACAACAAGTGAAACTCCTTTTGAACGCATATTTTTGGACATAGTAGGACCGCTACCGTTATCAGAAAatggtaataaatttattttgacattgCAGGATGATCTTTCTAAATATTCTCAAGCTTATGCAATTCCAAATCATGAAGCAGGAACAATTGCTAAAAAATTAGTTCACGACTTTATTTGCAAACACGGTATACCTTCAACAATTGTAACTGATCAAGGAAAAGATTTTAcctcaaatttattaaaacaaattgcaaaactgtttaaaattaaacagataAACTGTACGGCATACCATCCCCAATCTAATGGTGCATTGGAAAGAAGTCATCACACTTTAGctgattatttaaaacactACATTAGAGAAAACCAAACAGACTGGGATGAATGGTTAGATTTTGCAATGTTTTCCTACAACACAACAGTTCATACTTCAACCAAATATACaccttttgaattaattttcggAACTAAAGCAAATTTGCCTACAAGCATAACAAAATCTCCTGAATTTAAGTACACTTACGATGACTACATGGataacttaactttaaaactgcaaaaatctCACGAAATTGCGAGAAAGCACATCTTAGATTCAAAAGAAcaatctaaaaaatattatgataagaactgtcaaaaccaaaattttaaaattggtgacAAAGTATTCCTATTAAACgaacaatcaaaattaaataggtCAAGGAAACTTTCTCCAAATTATTCAGGTCCTTATGAAATTACAGAAATTAATTCACCAGTAAATTACactattttgattaaaaataaaaaacataaagttcatagtaataaattaaaacttgcttatatttaaggcatttttatactatttttacttatcaatttttatcactaattttcctttattattCCAGGCAACTCATTCTGTCTATCAGCTTATTAGCAACACTTGAATACGCACAAATCACCGATCAACAACAGTACACCGTAACACCGATTAACCATTTCTCTGGTATATATTTTGAACACATAAATAATGTGAAATTTCAAGAGACACATTGGCAAATAGTATCCTACCTCGATATAAGTTCATTAGAAGATAAGTTATCGTTCGTTGATCATGCTTATAATCAAACTTTGCATCTTTGCCAAAGTAATCAACATTCATTAATGGCGTTATGTCAATCATcgttaaaactattaaaacatATAGTACCTTATTTGCATAAATCAGAAGTAGATctcaaaaatcttattaataataagagaACTAAACGCGCTTGGTTAAATATCGTTGGCGATGCTCTAAAAACTGCTTTTGGTACACTTGATGAAGCAGATGCTAAATATTATAATGGAATTATAAatcagataaacaaaaacgaaTATAATTTaggcaaacttttaaaacaacaaataatggTAGTAAATTCGACAATAGCGAACTTTAACAATACCATCACAGATTTGAATAAGAactccaaaatttttgaagaaaatcttatacaaataagtaactattcccgtaaaataaacaataggTATCTTGCattagaattaaaacaaaatttagacgaacacttttctttattaaatctAGTTAttacaacattacaaaacgaAATAACGACCGTTATGGACACGATTTTACTTTCTAGATCAAACATTTTACACCCTTATGTCATAACACCATTTCAATTGATCGAAGAATTGAGTAAAACAATTCCACATTTACCTAGTTCATCTACGTATCCTTTACCAGTTAGCCGCGAAAATGCACacaaatatttagaattacTCACAATCAAATGTTTCTTCACCGACAACAGAATTGGCTATGTTCTATCAATACCTCTTGTAAATCGAAATCAATTTAatctttataaattaattccaTTACCGGTTTTAGACAACTCAACctcttattataaatttattttaccgtCATTCAATTATCTAGCAATCTCCGAAAACCATAATTTGTATTTAGGTTTAAATGAGTTAActaattgtcaaaatttagatgaatcaacttttatttgtgTAACTTCGGAACCTTTCTACTATACAAATTCTAGACCTATATGTGAAACCGAACTTTTAAAATCTCCTCTCAATATCCCAATAAATTGCAACATAAGAATTATAACCTCTCGCTTAGAAATTTGGCATAAATTGGATAAACCGAATACATGGATTTATATTTTACCCAAAAGAACTGATATCGCCTTAAATTGCTTTCAAATGTCACACATAACCCTTTTCTTAGAAAATactggaattttaaaaattaactcaaattgtaaattatacACAAGTTCCGCAACTTTCTTAACCGATAAAACAATTCGTAATAGTACACACAATGCTGTTGTACCtcagttaaaattaaatgacgattgttgcattaatttaactaaaacaaaaaatttttctttaaatctaTTACCTATAACACCTACTAATCTTCACATCGACACATTAAAAGAAGCAAGCCATAAATTACAAGATATTGCCAAATCAACAgacgaattattattaaataaagatttaactTTCTTCCAGGATACTAGTTATACTaatcatatttttcttttgattttcgtaattttcataatattctCATTATATTCGCTGTCCAAATATTGTAAGAAACGTCACTCAAATCACTCGATATTTAATCTATGTAAAAAATCATCATCAGCTCCATCttataatgtaaaatatgATAGTTCAGCAGGCTCACATTCAGAATCTCATTCATCAGCAGTAGATATAAGTCCGGTTGCGCCAAATACATCGTCATCACTACCAAAATTAAGAACCGATAAATCGTattcttaattttcttttacggAGGGAGGTGTAATGTACCCATTATAAATATCCCTTTAACGttataattatcattatcattagtaaacatctttcattatcattagcaaacgtcttaaatttaatttgtatcatCTACATCCGGCATGTTCAACTTTGTACCTAATTACTTTACTATCTCGAGTCcacttttatttgtacattctTCCGCTTATCGCCTTTCATCCCTCTATATAtaagaaatcatttttatgttatagGGCAGTCAGAATAAGTTAGTTGTTACTGTACGACCTAATGTCAattccaaattccaaattttaataaattatagtagTAGTTAGAAGTAAAGTGCTGGAGTTTCTCTTTCCCATCACCGGACCATCACAGCAGTTCCAATCAAAAAACACTTCAATGTTGGGATCGTTGGCGGTGATGTTGCCCAAGATGGTCAATTTCCTTGGCAAGTGGCTGTGTATTTCGACACCAGTGAGGGTTCGTTTTTCTGTGGAGGGGCTCTGATTGATACCAGATGGGTTCTAACGGCCGGACATTGCACCTATCAGTAAAATttctttagcaaaaaaaagttttaaaaaatcaagagGAAATTTCAGCGCAACTGCATTTACACTTCATTTGGGGGCAAATTCTTTGGTTGACGCGGATCCAAATCGAGTGACCTTGGGGGCCAGCCATGCGGTGGTTCACCCAGATTATAAACCTTCAGATTTGGAGAACGACATTGGACTTATCCGAATTGACACAGTTTATGAAACTAATGgtaagtacaatgtgtttttaaatgattgtcatctagttaattttgaaattggtttacatgtaaaaaaatttgtgccgcactgctcaattgaatcctctgtcagtaaatgtcaaatctgtcagttgACAAATTCAATtagtttcttttaaaaattacattaaaatgcaactaaattgttacaccgtGCAAGAAAAGACTTTTATTATCAAGCTTATGTCCGAAttgagacttaataaatggagaatgaTAATATTCGATATCTAAATGCCTATTATTAGTTATATAGAgcggcattttctgatttCACAAGAGAAATTCACAGatgactagatgagaatcatttaaaaacacattgtacttcACAAGACGGTTTGATTTTGGGACGATTATTGTTTTAGATCATATCAAAGTCATTTCTCTTGATACTAGTGATATAGGGGGTGCTGAACCAGTTACTGTAAGTGGTTGGGGAGCTTCCGGTGACTGTAAGTTCCCGAACTTGTTAATGTTAgcaaaacttattatttttcttaaaaggGGATGGTGTTGTCAATGACCTTAATTTCGTCGGTTTGAAAACCATAACCAACGACGAATGTAAGGCCATTTACGGCGAACAAACCATCACCGATGGTATGCTGTGTGCTGTTGGTGAAACGATTGAAGGGACATGCAATGTGAGTTCTCACTCTCATTTTTGGgttattttgcaaatattatatttttttttttcatagggAGATAGTGGAAGTCCTTTGATAACTGGAAGTGGAGATAAAGCCCTTCATGTTGGTGTTGTAAGTTGGGCAAGTGCCCATGGGTGTGAAACAAATCATCCCTCGGGTTATACGAGGACTGCTAAATACTACGACTGGATTAAAAGTGTGGTCTGGCCAAACCAAACTAGCACTGTTTGAGAAATTTGAGTTAGACTTTTAATGTAGTTGTAGCGAAAATAAATGTAGTTGTAatgtttatttcttattttatttgaaaaattcaaatttgaaagtagttaCAACCAAAAATCGTGGAAAATGATgtgaaaaacaaaagtttaaaaaaacttgtttttattagtaatctattttgcttttttaaagcaCACGTGtacaaattcaatttttataagcGCGCGTTTA
This window harbors:
- the LOC655811 gene encoding brachyurin encodes the protein MLFAGVSLSHHRTITAVPIKKHFNVGIVGGDVAQDGQFPWQVAVYFDTSEGSFFCGGALIDTRWVLTAGHCTYHATAFTLHLGANSLVDADPNRVTLGASHAVVHPDYKPSDLENDIGLIRIDTVYETNDHIKVISLDTSDIGGAEPVTVSGWGASGDWDGVVNDLNFVGLKTITNDECKAIYGEQTITDGMLCAVGETIEGTCNGDSGSPLITGSGDKALHVGVVSWASAHGCETNHPSGYTRTAKYYDWIKSVVWPNQTSTV